A genomic stretch from Kribbella amoyensis includes:
- a CDS encoding SDR family NAD(P)-dependent oxidoreductase has product MSRGVLVTGASRGVGAEVAKVFAAGGDRVVLHCRGAVDKAEAVRRELPGEGHAVVAADLGDADAIPSLVEESVAALGRIDVLVNNAALFVDDPVAGSRRIGHPLAETSYEDWVAAWRRTLAVNLEGAAHLTWCVARQMLDTDPAEGVRRGAIVNVGSRGAYRGEPDVSAYGASKAGLHAFGQSMAVSLAPHDITVTSIAPGFIATDMVAQGLDGPGGDAIRAQSPFGRVATADEVAAAIHWLAAPGSGWSSGAVLDFNGASYLR; this is encoded by the coding sequence GTGTCCAGAGGAGTACTCGTCACGGGTGCCTCGCGAGGTGTCGGCGCCGAGGTGGCCAAGGTGTTCGCCGCCGGCGGCGACCGGGTCGTCCTGCACTGCCGCGGCGCCGTCGACAAGGCCGAGGCGGTCCGGCGCGAGCTCCCTGGTGAGGGGCATGCCGTGGTCGCCGCCGACCTCGGTGACGCGGACGCGATCCCTTCCCTGGTTGAGGAATCGGTGGCCGCGCTCGGCCGGATCGACGTCCTGGTGAACAACGCGGCGCTGTTCGTCGACGACCCGGTCGCCGGATCCCGCCGGATCGGGCACCCGCTCGCCGAGACGTCGTACGAGGACTGGGTGGCCGCGTGGCGCCGGACGCTCGCGGTGAACCTCGAGGGTGCGGCCCATCTGACCTGGTGTGTCGCCCGGCAGATGCTCGACACGGACCCGGCCGAGGGGGTGCGCCGCGGCGCCATCGTCAACGTCGGGTCCCGCGGGGCGTATCGCGGTGAGCCCGACGTCTCGGCGTACGGGGCCTCGAAGGCGGGGCTGCACGCGTTCGGTCAGTCGATGGCGGTCTCGCTGGCGCCGCATGACATCACGGTGACGTCAATCGCGCCCGGGTTCATCGCCACCGACATGGTCGCGCAGGGGCTGGACGGTCCGGGCGGCGACGCGATCCGGGCGCAGAGCCCGTTCGGCCGGGTCGCGACCGCCGACGAGGTGGCCGCGGCGATCCACTGGCTGGCCGCGCCCGGATCCGGGTGGTCCTCCGGCGCCGTCCTCGACTTCAACGGCGCCTCGTACCTCAGGTAG
- a CDS encoding DUF4097 family beta strand repeat-containing protein, which produces MSGYATHLADEFDRVRIEIGSGLVEIVPGDESRAELEVDSGEDGDVRFEVVDGELIVDGPRNVRRGPEIQVRIQTPKTLDARVKTGSGDITGRSALGEVRLSTGSGDIQLDRVEGSLGVGTGSGDVRIGHAAGDVRARTGSGGVNIGEATGAAALSTGSGDVRVGDAHGRTTIKVGSGDITIDRVLDHLIATAGSGDVRAGLADGPSVQVMTGRGDVHVGVPDGLPAYLDLKTVTGQIRCDLEPADKPAEDERSILLRARTTSGDITVIRA; this is translated from the coding sequence GTGAGCGGCTACGCGACGCACCTGGCCGACGAGTTCGACCGGGTCCGGATCGAGATCGGCTCCGGCCTGGTCGAGATCGTGCCCGGCGACGAGAGTCGCGCCGAGCTGGAGGTCGACAGCGGCGAGGACGGCGACGTCCGTTTCGAGGTGGTCGACGGCGAACTGATCGTCGACGGCCCGCGCAACGTCCGTCGCGGCCCGGAGATCCAGGTCCGGATCCAGACCCCGAAGACGCTGGACGCCCGGGTCAAGACCGGTTCGGGCGACATCACCGGCCGATCCGCACTGGGCGAGGTCCGACTGTCGACCGGGTCCGGCGACATCCAGCTCGATCGGGTCGAGGGCAGCCTCGGCGTGGGCACGGGCAGCGGTGACGTCAGGATCGGCCACGCGGCCGGTGACGTCCGGGCCAGGACCGGCTCCGGCGGGGTGAACATCGGCGAGGCCACGGGAGCGGCCGCATTGTCCACCGGCTCCGGTGACGTCCGGGTCGGCGACGCACACGGCCGGACGACGATCAAGGTGGGTTCCGGTGACATCACCATCGACCGGGTGCTCGACCACCTGATCGCCACCGCCGGCTCCGGCGACGTCCGGGCCGGACTGGCCGACGGGCCGAGCGTGCAGGTCATGACCGGTCGGGGCGACGTCCATGTCGGTGTACCGGACGGGCTGCCGGCCTACCTCGATCTGAAGACCGTCACCGGACAGATCCGGTGCGACCTGGAGCCGGCCGACAAGCCGGCCGAGGACGAGCGCTCGATCTTGCTGCGGGCACGGACGACCTCGGGCGACATCACCGTCATCCGGGCCTGA
- the dcd gene encoding dCTP deaminase: MLLSDRDILAELDAKRVQLDPFDAAMVQPSSVDVRLDRYFRVFENHKYPHIDPAEEQPDLTRMVEPEGEEPFILHPGEFVLGSTYEQVTLPDDVAARLEGKSSLGRLGLLTHSTAGFIDPGFSGHVTLELSNVATLPIKLWPGMKIGQLCFFRLSSPAEHPYGSEKYGSRYQGQRGPTPSRSYRSFHRTDI, encoded by the coding sequence GTGCTGCTCTCCGACCGTGACATCCTGGCCGAGCTCGACGCGAAGCGGGTCCAGCTGGATCCCTTCGACGCTGCGATGGTGCAGCCGTCGAGCGTCGACGTACGGCTGGACCGGTACTTCCGGGTGTTCGAGAACCACAAGTACCCGCACATCGATCCGGCCGAGGAACAGCCCGACCTGACCCGGATGGTCGAACCGGAGGGCGAGGAACCGTTCATCCTGCACCCCGGCGAGTTCGTGCTGGGCTCGACGTACGAGCAGGTCACGCTGCCCGACGACGTCGCGGCCCGGTTGGAGGGCAAGTCCTCGCTCGGCCGGCTCGGCCTGCTCACCCACTCCACCGCGGGATTCATCGACCCCGGCTTCTCCGGCCACGTCACGCTGGAGCTGTCGAACGTGGCCACCCTGCCGATCAAGCTCTGGCCGGGGATGAAGATCGGCCAGTTGTGTTTCTTCCGGTTGTCCTCGCCGGCCGAGCACCCGTACGGCTCGGAGAAGTACGGGTCCCGCTACCAGGGCCAGCGTGGCCCGACGCCGTCGCGCTCGTACCGGAGCTTCCACCGCACCGACATCTGA
- a CDS encoding MarR family winged helix-turn-helix transcriptional regulator, which translates to MATDTNDALDNLERELVTMARRLRGLQRTLSDEAHPDLEPAQYALLNHVEELAPVRMADLVAALEVDKGPVSRACARLEEEGLLKRAADKSDARATLLTLTASGRRKLAAARKKRHKVIEDLLKDWSPTQVKTFATQVSKFNKLAG; encoded by the coding sequence GTGGCAACTGACACGAACGACGCGCTGGACAACCTGGAACGGGAGCTCGTCACGATGGCGCGCCGGCTGCGTGGTCTGCAGCGGACGCTGTCCGACGAGGCGCACCCGGACCTGGAGCCGGCGCAGTACGCGTTGCTGAACCACGTCGAGGAACTGGCACCGGTCCGGATGGCCGATCTGGTGGCGGCTCTCGAGGTGGACAAGGGTCCGGTCAGCCGGGCCTGCGCGCGACTGGAGGAAGAGGGTCTGCTCAAGCGGGCGGCGGACAAGTCCGACGCCCGGGCGACGTTGCTGACGTTGACGGCGAGTGGCCGGCGCAAGCTGGCGGCGGCCCGGAAGAAGCGGCACAAGGTGATCGAGGACCTGCTCAAGGATTGGTCCCCGACGCAGGTGAAGACCTTCGCGACGCAGGTCTCGAAGTTCAACAAGCTGGCCGGTTAG
- a CDS encoding polysaccharide lyase family 8 super-sandwich domain-containing protein, which translates to MELSRRRLLSFVPAAALLTAVRPAVAQAGPADVVRQAAESSRLLDNLIAIFAGTPEVNARPEVAAKLTALDKTARTWLAALEGAGSTEVFAGLPLGTSDPNLSATYQHLYEIALAYRRPGPASELQGAAEVRTKVLDKLAWLHANYYGDQAKGYYGNWFTWEIGISTYAGRTLALLDAPTDLVTPYVASMDAYLRNGTNGDVNLDSRFHTGANLADITTNRVVQGALLGDDARVRKALQDQFTVFATVDPYNLQHGVTDGYYADGSFIQHSSVAYTGSYGKALLSRVVQTIKVLDGTEYARNDDLVKVVQGWVETGFAPLIFEGWMLEIVKGRAISRTATGYDDVAVVVEAIVDLSDYATGTDADRLRSYVKFTARPTLNPAGFVSPVSVARFADIVADASVEPADLNPAATSVAFNAMDKTVHRRPGYAFALARNSSRISKYEYMSNENLLPWFQGDGAYYLYLSGLDQSLSYGVDYLTTVSPYGLAGVTAPVEQRKSIPELYGKAFYDNADHPLNFTASSESQNTYVYFPRGTNQYSGGATLDAYGAAGWVQSDDYAYANRKKLPEDFVVYRNASATKSWFLLDDEIVVLAAGVGDSARAVTTTIDARPSLPADTVTLEGVLRDGRPWSRGTGPSDLKWLRYTRNDTSLGYYFLQPASPTVDLTLVTRSRRVVRVSNPDTQVTRNVFSLTLAQQAGRQTSHAYVLVPHATTAQLAGYRAVRVLTNTTRAQAVHHTTLGLTAANTFAPGPHVIPGLIINGPASVIHQAEGRHVKVAVSDPTFTRRDITVFVPARRLTLVTPTPGIRVTPTPVGTHITFTTHQTHGRTLTADLRG; encoded by the coding sequence GTGGAGCTCAGTCGCCGCCGCCTGCTGTCCTTCGTCCCCGCCGCCGCGCTGCTGACCGCAGTGCGACCGGCTGTCGCCCAAGCCGGACCCGCCGACGTGGTCCGGCAAGCCGCGGAGAGTTCGCGGCTGCTGGACAACCTGATCGCGATCTTCGCCGGGACGCCCGAGGTGAACGCGCGTCCCGAGGTCGCCGCCAAGCTGACCGCGCTGGACAAGACCGCGCGGACCTGGCTCGCCGCCCTGGAAGGTGCCGGGAGCACCGAGGTGTTCGCCGGCCTGCCCCTCGGCACCAGCGACCCCAACCTCAGCGCGACGTACCAGCACCTCTACGAGATCGCGCTCGCGTACCGGCGGCCCGGACCGGCGTCCGAGTTGCAGGGCGCGGCCGAGGTCCGGACGAAGGTGCTCGACAAGCTGGCGTGGTTGCACGCGAACTACTACGGCGACCAGGCGAAGGGGTACTACGGCAACTGGTTCACCTGGGAGATCGGCATCTCCACCTACGCCGGCCGGACCCTGGCGCTGCTGGACGCGCCCACCGACCTGGTCACGCCGTACGTCGCCTCGATGGACGCGTACCTGCGCAACGGCACGAACGGCGACGTGAACCTCGACTCGCGGTTCCACACCGGCGCGAACCTCGCGGACATCACCACCAACCGGGTCGTCCAGGGCGCCCTGCTCGGCGACGACGCGCGCGTCCGCAAGGCGCTGCAGGACCAGTTCACCGTGTTCGCGACGGTCGACCCGTACAACCTCCAGCACGGCGTCACCGACGGGTACTACGCGGACGGTTCGTTCATCCAGCACAGCTCGGTCGCGTACACCGGGTCGTACGGCAAGGCCCTGCTCAGCCGGGTCGTGCAGACGATCAAGGTGCTCGACGGCACCGAGTACGCACGCAACGACGACCTGGTGAAGGTCGTGCAGGGCTGGGTGGAGACCGGGTTCGCACCGTTGATCTTCGAGGGCTGGATGCTGGAGATCGTCAAGGGCCGGGCGATCTCCCGGACCGCGACCGGGTACGACGACGTGGCGGTCGTGGTCGAGGCGATCGTCGACCTGTCCGACTACGCCACCGGGACCGACGCGGACCGGCTCCGCTCGTACGTGAAGTTCACCGCCCGTCCCACCCTGAACCCGGCCGGCTTCGTCTCGCCGGTGAGCGTGGCCCGGTTCGCCGACATCGTCGCGGACGCCTCGGTCGAACCGGCGGACCTCAACCCGGCCGCGACCAGCGTCGCCTTCAACGCGATGGACAAGACGGTGCACCGCCGGCCCGGGTACGCGTTCGCGCTGGCCCGGAACTCGAGCCGGATCAGCAAGTACGAGTACATGAGCAACGAGAACCTGTTGCCGTGGTTCCAGGGCGACGGCGCGTACTACCTGTACCTGTCCGGCCTGGACCAGTCCCTGTCGTACGGCGTCGACTACCTCACCACGGTCTCGCCGTATGGGCTGGCCGGGGTCACCGCGCCGGTCGAGCAGCGCAAGTCGATCCCCGAGTTGTACGGGAAGGCCTTCTACGACAACGCGGACCACCCGCTGAACTTCACCGCGTCGTCCGAGTCGCAGAACACGTACGTCTACTTCCCGCGCGGCACCAACCAGTACTCCGGCGGTGCGACCCTCGACGCGTACGGCGCGGCCGGGTGGGTGCAGTCGGACGACTACGCGTACGCGAACCGCAAGAAGCTGCCCGAGGACTTCGTGGTCTACCGGAACGCGTCGGCCACCAAGTCCTGGTTCCTGCTCGACGACGAGATCGTGGTCCTCGCGGCCGGCGTCGGCGACTCGGCCCGCGCCGTGACCACCACGATCGACGCCCGCCCGTCCCTCCCGGCCGACACGGTCACCCTGGAAGGCGTACTCCGCGACGGCCGCCCGTGGTCCCGCGGTACCGGACCGTCCGACCTCAAGTGGCTCCGCTACACCCGGAACGACACGTCACTCGGCTACTACTTCCTCCAACCGGCGAGCCCCACGGTCGACCTGACCCTGGTGACCAGGAGCCGCCGGGTCGTCCGGGTGAGCAACCCCGACACCCAGGTCACGCGCAACGTCTTCAGCCTCACCCTGGCCCAGCAGGCCGGCCGCCAGACCTCCCACGCGTACGTCCTGGTCCCCCACGCCACGACCGCCCAACTCGCCGGCTACCGCGCGGTCCGGGTCCTCACCAACACCACCCGCGCCCAAGCCGTCCACCACACCACCCTCGGCCTGACCGCGGCCAACACCTTCGCCCCCGGCCCGCACGTGATCCCGGGCCTCATCATCAACGGACCCGCCTCGGTCATCCACCAGGCCGAAGGCCGCCACGTCAAGGTCGCCGTCTCCGATCCCACCTTCACCCGCCGGGACATCACCGTCTTCGTCCCGGCTCGCCGCCTGACCCTCGTCACCCCGACCCCCGGCATCCGAGTCACCCCGACCCCGGTAGGCACCCACATCACCTTCACCACCCACCAGACCCACGGCCGCACCCTCACCGCGGACCTGCGCGGCTGA
- a CDS encoding TetR/AcrR family transcriptional regulator produces MARPRLISDDAILDATRQVLAELGPVKLTLAAVGARVGLAPPTLVQRFGSKRGLLLASAARSPEMVLREAAAAEARNTSPLATLRDFALTSVAHIKHREELGNGLGFVQLDVADPEFRAYALAHSAAIVDSTARLLRAAQEAGGLRPDVDVPALARLTLVCFNGALQVWAVNGWGALTDFLRDQLDLLLSPYVIPSGE; encoded by the coding sequence ATGGCCAGACCCCGCCTGATCAGCGACGACGCGATCCTGGACGCGACCCGCCAGGTGCTCGCCGAGCTCGGTCCGGTCAAGCTCACGCTGGCCGCCGTCGGCGCCCGGGTCGGGCTGGCACCGCCGACCCTGGTGCAGCGGTTCGGCTCGAAACGCGGGCTGCTGCTCGCCTCGGCCGCGCGGTCCCCCGAGATGGTGCTGCGCGAGGCGGCCGCCGCCGAGGCGCGCAACACCTCACCGCTGGCGACGCTGCGGGACTTCGCGCTGACCAGCGTTGCCCACATCAAGCATCGGGAGGAGCTCGGCAACGGACTCGGGTTCGTCCAGCTGGACGTCGCCGACCCCGAGTTCCGGGCGTACGCGCTGGCGCACTCGGCCGCGATCGTCGACAGCACGGCCCGGCTGCTCCGAGCGGCACAGGAGGCCGGGGGGCTGAGGCCCGACGTGGACGTCCCGGCGCTGGCCCGACTCACCCTCGTCTGTTTCAACGGCGCGCTCCAGGTCTGGGCCGTGAACGGCTGGGGTGCGCTCACCGACTTCCTGCGGGACCAGCTCGACCTGCTGCTCTCGCCGTACGTGATCCCGAGTGGGGAGTGA
- a CDS encoding CPBP family intramembrane glutamic endopeptidase translates to MFLRVTVFYLTTFLFSGALNALQNATGPDPGLLQLVQFAPASAVGVMLLVFRRTTRVKVGRTSTTDVVRRSALAVGLVVAALLTTVVVHLLAGRSIHFGDLEFPFWALVLTMIVGAIGEELGWRSYLQPYLQTRYSVLRSSLTVGALWGLWHIGGFANGLAYMVAFVVMTTALSVILGAILRSAPRTSLPVATAAHAAVNLGLLLLFDEETDLFPMAAFATVGVVIAIATHLALRPKSRPVTTAARPAAEVPQGR, encoded by the coding sequence ATGTTCCTGCGCGTCACCGTCTTCTACCTGACCACCTTCCTGTTCTCGGGCGCCCTGAACGCACTGCAGAACGCCACCGGGCCGGATCCTGGACTGCTCCAGCTGGTCCAGTTCGCCCCCGCGTCGGCGGTCGGCGTGATGCTGCTGGTCTTCCGCCGGACCACCCGGGTCAAGGTCGGCCGGACGTCCACGACCGACGTGGTCCGTAGATCCGCGCTGGCCGTCGGTCTCGTTGTCGCGGCGCTGCTGACCACCGTCGTCGTACACCTCCTCGCGGGCCGGTCAATCCACTTCGGCGACCTGGAGTTCCCGTTCTGGGCGTTGGTGCTGACGATGATCGTCGGCGCGATCGGTGAGGAGCTCGGCTGGCGTTCCTACCTCCAGCCGTACCTGCAGACCCGGTACTCCGTGCTCCGCTCGTCGCTCACCGTCGGCGCGCTCTGGGGGTTGTGGCACATCGGCGGCTTCGCCAACGGCCTCGCGTACATGGTGGCCTTCGTCGTGATGACGACCGCGTTGTCGGTGATCCTCGGCGCGATCCTGCGGTCGGCGCCGCGCACCAGTCTCCCGGTCGCCACCGCCGCCCATGCCGCGGTGAACCTCGGCCTCCTGCTCCTGTTCGACGAGGAGACCGACCTCTTCCCGATGGCGGCCTTCGCGACGGTCGGCGTCGTGATCGCGATCGCGACCCACCTCGCTCTCCGGCCGAAGTCCCGCCCGGTCACCACCGCCGCGCGACCAGCAGCAGAAGTCCCGCAAGGGCGGTAG
- a CDS encoding MFS transporter, with protein sequence MTAYYRWLAGASLSSFGDAAVFFALGWAATGIGPHVAGLVLTAFTVPRAVLLLAGGVLGDRWGPRRVLLSGYTALAVATAVLAVVIHVLGTTTAVLLATALTIGVVDAFTLPAAGAFPRLFARDGELAKLMALRASTNQVITLTAGPINGVLVAAAGLVGALFVDATTFAVAALILLVTHPPYRVSAPPRQSALHQAVDGLRLAASDAVLRPLLLTVALVAGFVLPVTSLCLPLLARSRGWSASTTGLLVGATAAAGLLVTLAVARFGTFRRPGFTAAVGCVVAALGIAGLAFVPWLAVPAAFVQGFGVGLFTSHLQPLFVAATPASHLTRLQSILSLAQTIPLLLTTNLLGVLAGHSVPLALTVCAAATALAGLLLLVARRW encoded by the coding sequence GTGACCGCGTACTACCGCTGGCTCGCGGGTGCGTCGCTGTCGTCCTTCGGGGACGCGGCCGTCTTCTTCGCACTCGGCTGGGCGGCGACGGGGATCGGTCCGCACGTGGCCGGGTTGGTGCTCACCGCGTTCACGGTGCCACGGGCCGTCCTGTTGCTCGCGGGCGGCGTACTGGGTGACCGGTGGGGTCCACGGCGCGTGCTGCTGAGCGGGTACACGGCGCTTGCCGTCGCGACCGCGGTACTTGCCGTCGTCATCCACGTTCTCGGTACGACGACCGCCGTCCTGCTGGCGACCGCGTTGACGATCGGGGTGGTGGACGCGTTCACGTTGCCGGCGGCGGGGGCGTTTCCCCGGTTGTTCGCACGGGATGGCGAACTCGCGAAGCTGATGGCGTTGCGGGCCTCGACGAACCAGGTGATCACGCTGACCGCCGGACCGATCAACGGCGTCCTGGTCGCGGCCGCGGGACTTGTCGGTGCGCTGTTCGTCGACGCGACCACCTTCGCCGTGGCCGCGCTGATCCTGCTCGTCACCCATCCGCCGTACCGGGTGTCGGCGCCGCCCCGGCAGTCCGCGCTCCACCAGGCCGTCGACGGTTTGCGCCTGGCCGCCTCCGACGCCGTACTGCGGCCGCTGCTGCTCACCGTCGCGCTGGTGGCTGGGTTCGTGTTGCCGGTGACGTCGCTGTGCTTGCCGTTGCTGGCCCGCTCGCGTGGGTGGAGCGCGTCCACCACGGGCCTGCTGGTCGGGGCCACGGCGGCCGCCGGGTTGCTCGTGACGCTGGCCGTGGCGCGGTTCGGGACCTTCCGACGACCAGGGTTCACGGCTGCCGTTGGTTGCGTTGTCGCCGCGCTCGGTATCGCGGGGCTGGCGTTCGTTCCTTGGCTCGCGGTCCCGGCCGCCTTCGTCCAGGGGTTCGGGGTCGGGCTCTTCACGTCGCATCTGCAGCCGCTCTTCGTGGCCGCGACACCGGCGTCCCACCTCACCCGGCTGCAGTCGATCCTCAGCCTCGCGCAGACGATCCCGTTGCTGCTGACGACGAACCTGCTCGGAGTCCTGGCCGGTCACTCGGTACCGCTGGCCCTGACCGTCTGCGCGGCCGCTACCGCCCTTGCGGGACTTCTGCTGCTGGTCGCGCGGCGGTGGTGA
- a CDS encoding MerR family transcriptional regulator yields the protein MADGLLTISGFARRVGLTPSALRFYDDCGLLRPAFVDDGNGYRYYAPGQEPRARLLRDLREIDLPLAEVRQVLDAGPDEAAAVVRAHLRTVEGKAEAARRAAARILGTLGSAGTGVVLGGAELASAIRQVTPSAAVEGEFPALECVQVELTEDEVTLVATDRYRLAVRKLQPQSFTGTPGSVLVRAGELAAVARWVAATAEVRIETGSTVVRLHRDGEVRELESVEAEFPAYQGILDGLPAPSSRVVVDRLRLRELLGDDVVVLSIESGRVVAGDRGELEAAVSGQPVRVGFTASLLVAALDASVGPDVLLEIGAPDRPVVVRSADQGTFTTLVMPVRLDG from the coding sequence ATGGCGGACGGGTTGCTGACGATCAGCGGGTTCGCGCGCCGGGTCGGCCTGACCCCGAGCGCGCTCCGGTTCTACGACGACTGCGGGCTGCTCCGGCCGGCCTTCGTCGACGACGGCAACGGCTACCGGTACTACGCGCCCGGCCAGGAACCACGGGCCCGGTTGCTCCGGGACCTCCGCGAGATCGACCTGCCGCTGGCCGAGGTCCGGCAGGTGCTGGACGCGGGACCGGACGAGGCGGCGGCCGTGGTTCGTGCGCACCTGCGGACCGTCGAGGGCAAGGCGGAAGCGGCTCGGCGAGCGGCGGCGCGGATCCTCGGCACGCTGGGATCCGCGGGGACCGGGGTCGTCCTCGGCGGCGCGGAACTCGCCAGCGCGATCCGCCAGGTCACCCCGTCCGCGGCCGTCGAGGGCGAGTTCCCGGCGCTCGAATGCGTCCAGGTCGAGCTGACCGAGGACGAGGTCACCCTGGTCGCGACGGACCGGTACCGGCTCGCCGTCCGGAAGCTGCAGCCGCAGTCGTTCACCGGGACGCCCGGGAGCGTACTGGTCCGGGCCGGTGAACTTGCCGCGGTGGCGAGGTGGGTCGCGGCGACGGCCGAGGTGCGGATCGAGACCGGGAGTACGGTCGTGCGGCTGCACCGGGACGGGGAGGTCCGGGAGCTGGAGTCGGTGGAGGCGGAGTTCCCGGCGTACCAGGGGATTCTCGACGGGCTGCCCGCGCCGTCGTCCCGGGTCGTCGTGGACCGGCTGCGGTTGCGCGAGCTGCTCGGTGACGACGTGGTTGTCTTGAGCATCGAGTCCGGACGCGTCGTGGCCGGGGACCGGGGTGAGTTGGAAGCCGCCGTGTCCGGGCAGCCGGTCCGGGTCGGGTTCACGGCCTCGTTGCTGGTGGCCGCGCTGGACGCGAGTGTCGGGCCGGACGTGTTGCTGGAGATCGGGGCGCCGGATCGGCCGGTCGTGGTCCGGTCGGCGGACCAGGGCACGTTCACCACGTTGGTGATGCCGGTCCGCCTCGACGGGTGA
- a CDS encoding AAA family ATPase, with amino-acid sequence MSRLFVVTGAPGAGKSTVVPELVRLGPDGLVVMDMDELLDDDGRLLGIAVADPEAAPIWPAYNALWLRITALVRRSGSPVLLLTPALPQELPEGRWLHLDCPDDLRRDRLAARGWSTAAVEDALQDAVELRKMVPRSVSNQGTPEDAAQQILTWIKE; translated from the coding sequence GTGTCGAGGTTGTTCGTGGTGACGGGTGCACCGGGTGCCGGGAAGTCGACGGTCGTCCCGGAGCTGGTCCGCCTCGGCCCGGACGGGCTCGTCGTGATGGACATGGACGAGCTGCTCGACGACGACGGCCGGCTGCTCGGGATCGCCGTCGCCGATCCCGAGGCGGCGCCGATCTGGCCGGCCTACAACGCGCTCTGGCTCCGGATCACCGCGCTGGTCCGGCGCTCCGGCTCCCCGGTGCTGCTGCTGACACCGGCCCTTCCGCAGGAGCTGCCGGAGGGTCGCTGGCTGCACCTGGACTGCCCGGACGACCTGCGCCGCGACCGCCTCGCCGCCCGCGGCTGGTCCACCGCCGCCGTCGAGGACGCGCTCCAGGACGCGGTGGAACTCCGCAAGATGGTCCCCCGCTCGGTCTCCAACCAGGGCACGCCGGAGGACGCCGCGCAGCAGATCCTCACCTGGATCAAGGAGTAG
- a CDS encoding anhydro-N-acetylmuramic acid kinase — MRVIGLMSGTSYDAIDAAAADLWLDGDRLVLQPLGLLSRSYSEELRAELTTSLPPASTSVRTVCRLDTGIGQAFAEAAEQAVEQLCGGHADLIVSHGQTVFHWVEDGVVRGTLQLGQPAWIAEATGTAVVSDLRSRDVAAGGQGAPLVSIFDVLWLRGRPGTPVALNLGGIANITVVPPVGDPLAFDTGPANALIDAVVHELTAGRATFDADGVMAARGRVHPELFDRLLAEPYYQRPAPKSTGKELFHLGYLASMMAGLPEIPPDDVVATVTALTARTVADAVRKYAGTEVIAAGGGIRNPVLLHLLEQELAGIPIRSTDELGLPAVAKEAYAFAVLGFLTANGLAGTVPSCTGARHASVLGSITPGRGPLPVGVAGSFPVALEIAGATP, encoded by the coding sequence ATGCGGGTCATCGGCCTCATGTCCGGCACCTCGTACGACGCGATCGACGCGGCGGCCGCGGATCTCTGGCTCGACGGTGATCGGCTGGTCCTCCAACCGCTCGGCCTGCTCAGCCGGTCGTACTCCGAGGAACTGCGCGCCGAGCTGACCACCTCGTTGCCGCCAGCAAGCACCTCGGTCCGGACCGTGTGCCGGCTCGACACCGGGATCGGCCAGGCGTTCGCGGAGGCGGCGGAGCAGGCGGTCGAGCAGTTGTGCGGTGGTCACGCGGATCTGATCGTGTCGCACGGGCAGACGGTGTTCCACTGGGTCGAGGACGGTGTCGTGCGCGGCACCCTGCAGCTCGGTCAGCCGGCCTGGATCGCGGAGGCCACCGGGACCGCGGTCGTGTCGGACCTACGTTCACGCGACGTCGCCGCCGGGGGCCAGGGGGCGCCGCTGGTCAGCATCTTCGACGTGCTCTGGTTGCGGGGCCGTCCGGGGACGCCGGTCGCGCTCAACCTGGGCGGGATCGCGAACATCACCGTGGTCCCGCCGGTCGGTGACCCGCTCGCGTTCGACACCGGTCCCGCGAACGCGCTGATCGACGCGGTCGTCCACGAACTCACGGCGGGCCGGGCCACGTTCGACGCGGACGGCGTGATGGCGGCGCGCGGCCGGGTCCATCCCGAGCTCTTCGACCGGCTGCTGGCCGAGCCGTACTATCAGCGGCCGGCGCCGAAGAGTACGGGCAAGGAGCTGTTCCACCTCGGGTACCTGGCCTCGATGATGGCGGGCCTGCCGGAGATCCCGCCCGACGACGTGGTCGCCACCGTCACCGCTCTCACTGCCCGGACCGTGGCCGACGCGGTCCGCAAGTACGCCGGGACCGAGGTGATCGCGGCCGGCGGCGGGATCCGGAACCCGGTCCTGCTGCACCTGCTCGAGCAGGAGCTGGCCGGGATCCCGATCCGCAGTACCGACGAGCTCGGGCTGCCCGCGGTCGCGAAGGAGGCGTACGCGTTCGCCGTCCTGGGCTTCCTGACCGCGAACGGGCTCGCCGGGACGGTTCCGAGCTGTACCGGGGCGCGGCACGCGAGCGTCCTCGGCTCGATCACGCCGGGCCGTGGACCGTTGCCGGTCGGGGTGGCTGGGTCGTTCCCGGTCGCGCTGGAGATCGCGGGGGCTACTCCTTGA